A window from Opitutia bacterium ISCC 52 encodes these proteins:
- a CDS encoding PadR family transcriptional regulator, translated as MPREGKKDVLLGTLDLLILRVISAGPIHGYGIARRIQQISHDVLTVQQGSLYPALHRLEKKSFIQSDWQTGETKKPIKMYALTKDGEKQLEEEKAHWMNVSMAVNLVLEKA; from the coding sequence ATGCCAAGAGAAGGAAAAAAAGACGTATTGTTGGGGACTTTGGACCTATTGATTTTACGAGTAATTTCGGCCGGCCCGATTCATGGGTACGGCATCGCTCGCCGTATTCAGCAGATTAGCCACGATGTGTTAACCGTGCAGCAAGGGTCGCTTTATCCGGCCCTCCATCGGCTGGAGAAGAAGTCCTTCATTCAATCAGACTGGCAGACGGGTGAGACGAAGAAGCCAATCAAGATGTATGCGCTGACCAAGGATGGTGAGAAGCAGTTGGAGGAAGAGAAGGCTCATTGGATGAATGTATCTATGGCGGTTAACCTGGTTCTCGAAAAAGCCTAA
- a CDS encoding ThuA domain-containing protein, with the protein MLRIVTFFTLLFSFTTSLMAADKIKVMHLNGQSNKYHSWKGLGDAINQHLESAGIFDVDVVTSPAGGENLSKFSPKFSDYDVIVLNYDGDEWSEKTKKAFVKYVRNGGGVVTVHGANNSFAYWPEYNEIIGLGGWGGPTLYDPPLYQGEADKQKSRNEDWGPRVYWDGCGAVHDDQPGSTKHPPKHDFIITNRTPDHPIMRGLPEMWLQSHDEVYSDLRGPGKNLTILATAYADQKLKNASPYNEPMLFTVSYGKGRVFQTTLGHVGAKDDATVPSVRNVGFITTLQRGVEWAATGDVKQAMPEDFPTAYEATVR; encoded by the coding sequence ATGCTAAGAATCGTTACTTTTTTCACCCTACTCTTCTCATTTACCACAAGCCTTATGGCGGCCGACAAAATCAAGGTCATGCATCTGAATGGGCAATCCAACAAGTATCACTCCTGGAAAGGCTTGGGTGATGCTATTAATCAGCATTTGGAGAGCGCCGGCATCTTTGATGTAGATGTCGTAACATCCCCTGCTGGCGGAGAAAACCTTAGCAAGTTTTCACCCAAGTTCAGTGACTACGATGTAATCGTCTTAAACTATGATGGAGACGAATGGTCCGAGAAGACCAAGAAAGCTTTTGTGAAATACGTCCGTAACGGCGGCGGCGTGGTTACGGTTCACGGAGCCAATAACTCTTTTGCTTACTGGCCTGAGTATAATGAAATTATCGGCTTGGGTGGCTGGGGAGGACCGACGCTCTACGATCCCCCACTCTATCAAGGCGAAGCGGATAAACAAAAAAGCCGCAATGAAGATTGGGGCCCTCGCGTTTACTGGGATGGTTGTGGAGCCGTTCACGACGATCAACCCGGTAGCACCAAGCACCCGCCCAAGCACGACTTTATCATTACCAACCGGACTCCTGATCACCCCATCATGAGAGGACTCCCAGAAATGTGGCTGCAATCCCACGATGAGGTTTACTCCGACCTGCGCGGCCCTGGCAAAAACCTCACCATCCTGGCTACTGCCTACGCCGACCAGAAACTTAAGAATGCATCACCCTACAACGAACCGATGCTCTTCACCGTATCCTACGGCAAGGGTCGCGTTTTCCAAACGACCCTCGGACATGTGGGTGCCAAGGATGATGCCACCGTGCCATCCGTCAGGAATGTCGGTTTCATAACGACCCTTCAACGCGGCGTCGAATGGGCCGCAACTGGAGACGTAAAGCAGGCTATGCCTGAAGATTTCCCGACCGCTTACGAGGCGACTGTGCGCTAG
- a CDS encoding Gfo/Idh/MocA family oxidoreductase produces the protein MNRRSFIVSSSAALLASSISGYSADPNSEIKIGQIGTQHGHASGKMKAIRNQPETYELVGVVEPDVARRRELANDKTYLGVNWMTEEQLLNFPGLQVVAVETDVPDLVATAHRCIDTGVNIHLDKPGGDSLPEFKHLLMKAKVSGLIIQMGYMLRYNRAFQFMYKAVRDGWLGNIMEIDCMMGKLANEGIRRDIGRFSGGGMFELGGHMIDSIVHMLGKPQSVTAHNRATQPDGVADNQLAVLTFGNTIATVRINHMDPFGFPRRRFQIAGDKGVIEIQQLESGNLTLYLDEPRGRYKKGEQQVALGKDGRYDGEFEDLAKVIRGEKSLDWTYQHDLITQEALLQASGMSTS, from the coding sequence ATGAATCGACGCTCCTTTATAGTTTCCTCAAGTGCAGCCTTACTTGCATCTTCTATCTCAGGTTATTCTGCGGATCCAAATTCAGAGATTAAGATCGGCCAAATTGGAACTCAGCATGGTCATGCATCGGGTAAGATGAAAGCCATTCGCAACCAGCCCGAAACCTACGAATTGGTAGGTGTGGTTGAACCGGATGTGGCTCGAAGGCGTGAACTGGCGAACGACAAGACTTACCTTGGCGTCAATTGGATGACTGAGGAGCAATTGCTAAACTTCCCGGGTTTACAAGTGGTAGCCGTTGAGACGGATGTACCTGACCTTGTTGCCACGGCTCATCGCTGCATCGATACAGGGGTAAATATTCACCTCGATAAACCGGGTGGAGATTCATTGCCGGAGTTTAAACACCTTCTTATGAAAGCCAAGGTGTCCGGACTCATAATTCAGATGGGCTACATGCTACGCTATAACCGCGCCTTTCAATTTATGTATAAGGCGGTTCGTGATGGTTGGCTCGGCAACATCATGGAGATCGATTGTATGATGGGCAAGCTGGCCAATGAGGGAATACGCCGAGACATCGGACGATTTTCCGGCGGCGGCATGTTCGAGCTGGGCGGCCACATGATTGATTCGATTGTTCATATGCTTGGGAAGCCTCAGTCGGTTACTGCTCACAACCGCGCAACTCAACCGGATGGGGTGGCCGATAATCAGTTGGCAGTTCTTACGTTCGGGAACACTATCGCCACGGTTCGCATCAATCACATGGATCCCTTTGGTTTTCCCCGTCGTCGGTTTCAGATCGCCGGTGATAAAGGTGTTATTGAAATTCAACAGCTGGAGTCCGGTAATCTAACCCTCTACCTCGATGAACCGAGAGGTCGTTACAAAAAGGGAGAGCAGCAAGTCGCCCTTGGAAAAGACGGTCGCTACGATGGCGAGTTTGAAGACCTGGCCAAAGTGATTCGTGGTGAGAAGTCCCTCGATTGGACCTATCAACATGACCTGATTACCCAGGAGGCCTTATTGCAGGCTTCGGGTATGTCCACAAGCTGA
- a CDS encoding YdiU family protein produces MSISFDNTYAKLPERFYANQVPAQVPEPELILINRALASQLSIDADYLESSEGISVLAGNSVPEGAQPISQAYAGHQFGGFVPQLGDGRAILLGEVMGTNGKRYDLQLKGSGRTPFSRGGDGKSALGPVIREYILSEAMAALGVPTTRALAAVTSGETVMREEGAMAGGIFSRVAASHIRVGTFQYYHSRNDVDALKLLAEHVIARHYPAAQEADNPYLALLDSVVSAQASLIAHWMSLGFIHGVMNTDNMTVSGETIDYGPCAFMEAFHPQCVFSSIDQGARYAWGNQPEIGLWNLTRLAETLLPLVSEDSDKAIEQAEAVLSSYAERFGNAYSKRLRAKLGLSPDAPFEVITECLSLLAEHKIDFTLFFQKLTQVANGEDQAILTGMFADTTALDEWLKQWRAATNDSPDLGAMQSSNPILIPRNHRVEQAIQSAYQGDYGPFKRLLDALATPYEEQPEYADLEKQPEPDEVVHRTFCGT; encoded by the coding sequence ATGAGTATATCTTTCGACAACACGTACGCTAAGCTACCTGAACGATTCTATGCCAATCAGGTTCCTGCTCAAGTGCCCGAGCCTGAGTTAATTCTAATCAACCGAGCGCTTGCCTCCCAACTGTCGATAGACGCTGATTATTTGGAATCGTCAGAGGGGATTTCAGTACTGGCAGGGAACTCAGTTCCTGAAGGTGCCCAACCGATTTCACAGGCTTACGCAGGTCATCAGTTCGGTGGGTTTGTTCCCCAGCTTGGGGATGGTCGTGCGATTCTCTTGGGTGAGGTGATGGGCACGAATGGGAAACGTTACGACCTCCAACTCAAGGGATCGGGACGCACACCTTTCTCGCGCGGTGGCGATGGAAAGTCGGCATTGGGGCCAGTCATCCGCGAATATATCTTGAGTGAAGCGATGGCAGCTCTGGGAGTGCCAACCACACGAGCGCTTGCCGCTGTTACAAGCGGAGAAACAGTTATGCGAGAGGAGGGCGCCATGGCCGGAGGTATATTTTCGCGTGTCGCGGCCAGTCACATTCGCGTAGGGACTTTCCAGTATTACCATAGCCGTAACGATGTGGATGCGCTTAAGTTGCTGGCTGAGCATGTGATTGCGCGTCACTACCCAGCCGCCCAAGAGGCTGACAACCCATATTTGGCTTTGCTCGATTCTGTGGTATCAGCCCAGGCCAGTCTGATCGCTCATTGGATGTCGTTGGGTTTTATTCATGGGGTAATGAATACAGACAACATGACCGTGTCAGGTGAGACCATCGACTATGGCCCCTGTGCCTTTATGGAAGCCTTTCATCCACAGTGTGTATTTAGCTCCATTGATCAGGGCGCCCGCTACGCCTGGGGGAACCAACCTGAAATTGGGTTATGGAATCTTACCCGACTAGCGGAGACGTTGTTACCTCTTGTGTCTGAAGACTCTGATAAAGCGATTGAGCAAGCAGAAGCTGTTCTCTCGAGCTATGCCGAGCGATTCGGAAATGCCTATTCCAAGCGATTACGGGCGAAGCTGGGATTGTCTCCTGATGCCCCGTTTGAAGTCATCACCGAATGCCTGAGTCTGCTCGCTGAACATAAAATAGATTTCACTTTGTTTTTCCAGAAACTTACCCAAGTCGCAAATGGTGAAGACCAGGCCATTCTGACAGGTATGTTCGCTGATACGACGGCGTTGGATGAATGGCTGAAACAATGGAGGGCTGCTACCAATGACTCCCCCGATTTGGGTGCCATGCAATCTTCCAACCCTATTCTCATACCGCGCAACCATCGAGTTGAACAAGCGATTCAGTCAGCCTATCAAGGAGACTATGGGCCGTTTAAACGTCTGCTTGATGCACTCGCCACACCCTATGAGGAACAGCCCGAATACGCGGATCTAGAAAAGCAGCCGGAACCCGATGAAGTGGTTCATAGGACGTTCTGTGGAACTTAG
- the msrB gene encoding peptide-methionine (R)-S-oxide reductase MsrB, giving the protein MNTLLTWKHVLNFAQDGNPEPDRFVEKTDEEWREQLSPEQFQITRLKGTERAFSSEMCELFEPGNYSCVCCDTPLFDSSGKFDSGTGWPSFSQPVKENAIAYHADHSHGMTRVEVTCNTCDSHLGHVFPDGPEPSGLRYCINALSMTKVASDSTGADHE; this is encoded by the coding sequence ATGAACACTCTTCTTACTTGGAAACACGTGCTAAACTTTGCGCAGGATGGTAATCCTGAGCCTGATCGTTTTGTTGAGAAAACGGATGAAGAATGGCGTGAACAATTGAGCCCGGAACAATTTCAGATAACTCGGCTGAAGGGCACCGAGAGAGCGTTTAGTTCGGAGATGTGTGAATTGTTCGAACCGGGTAACTACTCCTGTGTGTGTTGTGATACACCCTTGTTTGATTCCTCCGGGAAGTTCGATAGCGGAACAGGGTGGCCGTCCTTTTCTCAGCCGGTAAAAGAGAATGCGATCGCCTATCATGCGGATCATTCGCACGGAATGACGCGGGTTGAGGTCACCTGCAATACTTGCGACTCTCACTTGGGGCATGTCTTTCCCGATGGTCCTGAACCCAGCGGCCTACGCTATTGTATCAACGCGTTATCGATGACCAAAGTCGCGAGCGACTCAACGGGTGCTGATCACGAGTGA